From Paraburkholderia acidisoli, one genomic window encodes:
- a CDS encoding pyridoxamine 5'-phosphate oxidase family protein has translation MALAETFSHIWDCLRDATHAQSPLNTVQLATLGLDGSPNVRTVLLREANERASTLCIHTDIRSIKVAELKADPRVAIVAMDAHRGLQIRTRGIAGATPGDTNAWQSSGDRNLVQYRTTLPPGTPVDTPRDALAGAREKRGPADGLEHFCVVAVRLTEIDWLDLSVGEKPVRARYIMRDGAWDGTWTVP, from the coding sequence ATGGCACTCGCGGAAACTTTTTCACATATCTGGGATTGCCTGCGCGACGCGACCCATGCGCAAAGTCCGCTCAACACCGTGCAACTCGCGACGCTAGGGCTGGACGGATCGCCGAATGTGCGCACGGTGTTGCTGCGTGAGGCGAACGAGCGAGCGAGCACACTGTGCATTCATACCGATATCCGCTCGATCAAGGTCGCCGAACTGAAAGCCGATCCCCGCGTGGCAATCGTCGCGATGGATGCGCATCGAGGTTTGCAAATCCGTACGCGCGGCATCGCGGGCGCTACGCCGGGAGATACGAACGCATGGCAATCGAGCGGTGACCGCAATCTCGTTCAGTATCGGACGACGTTACCGCCGGGCACGCCGGTCGATACGCCTCGCGATGCGCTTGCGGGCGCACGCGAAAAACGTGGACCCGCCGACGGACTCGAACATTTTTGCGTGGTGGCGGTGCGTCTCACGGAAATCGACTGGCTTGACCTCTCCGTAGGCGAGAAACCCGTTCGTGCCCGATATATCATGCGCGACGGCGCGTGGGACGGCACGTGGACCGTGCCTTGA
- a CDS encoding GMC family oxidoreductase — MTPPHHDVPSDAERTPRGKSGRAPDVFRRGGWVPMHEYPLDEAVDFVIVGTGAGGATLACKLAEAGFSVVAFDAGAWWRPLEEFASDETHQSKLYWTDERLCDGDNPLQLGSNNSGKAVGGSMVHFAMVSLRFRPEWFKSRSLLGYGADWPIDWREMWRYYAEVEQVLGISGPVNYPWGPKRPRYPYRAHEVNGAGLVLARGCEALGIPWSPTPLATLSAPRGDAHQCVYRGFCVAGCSTNAKQSTLVTWIPRALRAGAEVRDLAMVGRIETDSAGRASGVHFHREGRWQFQRARNVVVAGYAIETPRLLLNSANTRYPEGLANRSGLVGKNLMVQLNQAAWGTMENEIRWYKGPPSLALTEHWNYTDSGKDFFGGYCYMSQGPLPVVWAGTQAGRGLWGDALVREMAKYNHQAGLKIVGETLPQERNRVTLADEKDAYGLPIARVTWSMDDNDRRMVRHALGFMRRALDAAGACDIWTQDEDTCHLNGTARMGFDAETSVVDADCRSWDIPNLWICDGSVFPTVGGVNPSLTIQAVACRTADRMQQLAARGEL, encoded by the coding sequence ATGACGCCCCCTCATCACGATGTTCCGAGCGACGCCGAGCGCACGCCGCGCGGCAAATCCGGCCGCGCGCCCGACGTTTTCCGCCGGGGCGGCTGGGTGCCGATGCACGAATATCCGCTCGACGAAGCGGTGGATTTCGTCATCGTCGGAACAGGCGCGGGCGGCGCGACGCTCGCGTGCAAGCTCGCCGAAGCGGGCTTCAGCGTGGTGGCGTTCGATGCGGGCGCGTGGTGGCGGCCGCTCGAGGAATTCGCCTCCGACGAAACGCACCAGTCCAAGCTCTACTGGACCGACGAACGCCTCTGCGACGGCGACAATCCGCTCCAGCTCGGCAGCAATAACAGCGGCAAGGCCGTTGGTGGAAGCATGGTGCACTTTGCAATGGTTTCGCTGCGCTTTCGGCCGGAGTGGTTCAAGTCGCGCTCGCTGCTGGGCTACGGCGCAGACTGGCCGATCGACTGGCGCGAGATGTGGCGCTACTACGCCGAAGTCGAACAGGTGCTGGGCATCAGCGGGCCGGTGAATTATCCGTGGGGACCGAAACGGCCTCGCTATCCGTACCGCGCGCACGAAGTGAACGGCGCCGGGCTCGTGCTCGCGCGCGGCTGCGAAGCGCTCGGTATTCCGTGGTCGCCCACGCCGCTCGCCACGCTTTCCGCGCCGCGCGGCGACGCGCATCAGTGCGTCTATCGCGGCTTTTGCGTAGCGGGCTGCTCGACCAATGCCAAACAAAGCACGCTGGTCACGTGGATTCCGCGCGCGCTGCGCGCGGGCGCTGAGGTACGCGATCTCGCCATGGTCGGTCGCATCGAAACGGACAGCGCCGGTCGTGCGAGCGGCGTGCATTTTCATCGCGAAGGACGCTGGCAATTTCAGCGCGCACGCAACGTGGTCGTGGCGGGCTACGCGATCGAGACGCCGCGTTTGTTATTGAACTCCGCCAATACGCGTTATCCGGAAGGACTCGCGAATCGCTCCGGTCTTGTCGGTAAAAATTTGATGGTGCAGTTGAATCAGGCCGCGTGGGGCACGATGGAAAACGAAATCCGCTGGTACAAAGGACCGCCCTCGCTGGCGCTTACCGAACACTGGAACTACACGGATAGCGGCAAGGACTTTTTCGGCGGCTATTGCTATATGAGCCAGGGGCCCCTACCCGTGGTATGGGCGGGCACGCAGGCCGGGCGCGGTCTGTGGGGCGACGCGCTAGTGCGCGAAATGGCGAAGTACAACCATCAGGCGGGCCTCAAGATCGTGGGCGAGACCCTGCCGCAGGAACGCAATCGCGTCACGCTCGCCGACGAAAAGGACGCGTATGGCTTGCCCATTGCGCGCGTGACGTGGTCGATGGACGACAACGACCGCCGCATGGTGCGGCACGCGCTCGGTTTCATGCGCCGCGCGCTCGACGCGGCCGGTGCGTGCGACATCTGGACCCAGGACGAGGACACGTGCCATCTGAACGGCACGGCGCGCATGGGTTTCGACGCCGAGACGAGCGTGGTCGATGCGGATTGCCGAAGCTGGGACATTCCGAACTTGTGGATCTGCGACGGCTCGGTGTTTCCCACCGTTGGCGGCGTGAATCCTTCTCTGACGATTCAGGCCGTCGCATGCCGAACCGCCGACCGCATGCAGCAGCTTGCGGCACGCGGCGAGCTTTGA
- a CDS encoding gluconate 2-dehydrogenase subunit 3 family protein produces MTRQRFPGYDVLAKRDTPSWDAPTRAVIDERLATANTPRWLGPSAWRALVALCECIVPQDRDAEAVAAQDANGARFVPVAALVDGKLLADHRDGFRDSRLPPLREAWRIGLAALDAESETRHRKPFADLARAQQHDLVSMMQQGALRARAWHGMPSDVFFAKRAAHDICAAFYSHPASWSALGFGGPANPRGYVRLVEDRRDPWEAAEARDDSDAAQRAAWRANTRMR; encoded by the coding sequence ATGACGCGCCAACGCTTTCCCGGCTACGACGTGCTCGCCAAACGCGACACGCCTTCGTGGGACGCGCCCACGCGCGCCGTGATCGACGAACGCCTCGCCACGGCGAACACACCGCGATGGCTCGGCCCATCGGCATGGCGCGCGCTCGTCGCACTGTGCGAATGCATCGTGCCGCAAGACCGCGACGCCGAAGCCGTCGCCGCACAAGACGCCAATGGTGCGCGCTTCGTGCCCGTCGCGGCGCTTGTCGACGGCAAGCTGCTCGCCGATCACCGCGACGGCTTTCGCGACAGCCGCCTGCCGCCGTTGCGCGAAGCTTGGCGCATCGGCCTCGCGGCGCTCGACGCGGAGAGCGAGACGCGTCATCGCAAGCCGTTCGCCGATCTCGCGCGCGCGCAGCAACACGACCTCGTTTCGATGATGCAGCAAGGCGCGCTGCGCGCCCGCGCGTGGCACGGTATGCCCAGCGACGTGTTCTTCGCGAAACGCGCGGCCCACGACATCTGCGCGGCCTTCTACTCGCATCCCGCTTCGTGGAGCGCGCTGGGATTCGGCGGTCCCGCAAATCCCCGCGGCTATGTGCGGCTTGTCGAAGACCGGCGCGACCCATGGGAAGCGGCCGAAGCCCGCGACGACAGCGATGCGGCACAGCGCGCCGCGTGGCGCGCGAACACGCGGATGCGTTAA